TCACATCTAAATGTATTTTAAAATTGTATAAAGTACTTGTATGTGCCCATTCTTGAGAacatttgaaactgaaatgacTAGAAATTTCTACCTTTTCGTTGCTGTTTCTGTCTGTGTGGCGCAACCGAGAAGTCCAAAGCAACAAAAACCTCGGTCACACTCGTGAGCAAAGATAAATGTGGAAATAGGGCCGCAGGTTCCGACTTTCCAAATTGGAGCTCCTTTATTTCACTAACATTGTGGCAAGTCATATGAAAGGCCTATTTCAATTTAGCGCTTTAAATAAGCCTGCATTAGTAAGCATAGTTTCatagcatgagagaggtccccagtTTGATTCACCTACCCGACATTTCCCCGACGAAAAACCAATCTGATTTATGAAAGAGACACTCCTTGATCACACCTTTGTTATCAAGGAGTAAGAGCTTGACGGTCACAGAGTAAACATTTTGTCTAATCGCATACCTTGTACCTTACCTTGTATAAGTCTGATTGGACATGTCGTCAGAATCTTGTTCGTCGGTGCAAATGATGGCTCGCACTGAACTTGAGTTGAATTTTATGTGTTGAATTTCTCGGATTTCCGTTGGCTTATCACAGACCAATGTTGTCTCTTGAAGCCCATGACCCTCCAGGAGGTGTTGCGTTTCTGAACTCGACTCCATAACACTTAACCGACTCAAAGATGCAAATCCTATCTACTGTTTCAAATGAGAGCACATCTCCCACTAGGCTCTGACAGTATTCTGGGGATTCAAAAATCATAGAGAAAAACACTTGGTTGTTGATTGTGCTCTCACAAATGTGCATAAAACGAACATTGAAGTCTTTCCGTTTAAACCGTTGGACTGAATTGGGATACAAGGTGCCTCTATCACGTTTGTGGATTTTCAGCGCACTGACTTACAGTATAGAATTATAGGAACACTTAGGCTAGCTCGTTTATTTGTTAGAACCACTGATACAGATTTGACACCGGGATCAAGACCTTTGTTCTCAGGAGAAGTTTAGTTGAATGTATTGAATTCagacatgaaccactggaaaatGGACGGGGTATGATATGGTCTTGAATTAGCATTTGGAAAGCAAGTGAACGCTTAGTGCTTCTTTAAATAGTACTGACCGTAAATCGGTACAATTAAGAATTTAGATTTTCCATCACacggatgaaaattgcaacttgagccccatcataATCCCTTCAACGTTTGTTTCTTAAAAAGttgctcaaacccgttttatgatGCATGCTAGAGAAGAGAGCAATTGCTTCGCAAGGAGTTGTATTAGGGGGGTTTCTACTCAGAATTTGGACATACAGTCaacaattcagatttgtaccTTAGTTGTCCTAGGTACCTTAACTGcaaatggaactttttgaaCCCCCAGCcacagctgagacgaaaacaatTGAGAGGATCATAGATAACTACATATATACTGTAGATCGATCGAGGGAACtgttttttgcctttttctagCAAGCATCGTAAAACAGGTGTGAGCAAGTGATCCGacagctttaaaaaaaacgttcAAGGGGCTATGATGAGGctcaagttgcaatttttatccatgtggtggaaacacttaaacGAAACAGAAGAAACAAGCCTCTGTTCCGGCtcacctccagaggtgtcggaattaccttgattacgtaaaggcgCAATCGCGTCGCCCACATTCGAGCAAATTGTTGGGAGgggtgaaatgaaattcaaaatgcgTCATCATTAGATTGcaatttttgacacattttgttccactttcaagATACGTTTTGAGAAAAAACCAATAAACTCACTGTGGGATGAATCCCATAACGACCCCTGACATtgccttcaaagaaatcaattcGACATAACAGAACACCTGTCGTACAAGTTTGCAATTGACGTGTATTTTCAAGTCGTTATCGAGCATTTCATGGAAATGTTTTAATGATCCCATCAGTTGCGTGCGGGGAAGTACTTTGCACTCTTAGCACGGCACTTGACGATAGTCCAAGCAAGCTCCTGGAAGGAACAATCACAATACGCCATGAATGGTAAATAATGGAACATCGGGAACATTCGGTCACCTACCTCGGCTATTGACATCGTTGGTGCCGTCGGGGTCTTCATCATCAGCCACTTCGTTGGTCTTCACACCAACCATGAAGGGAGCACTACAAGCTGTAAAATGAATCACGCATACAATCGTTTCTATAATAATGTTAACACCTCAATCACCTTCCCGAGCGTTAAAAGACGTAGACGTCAACGTTTTAAGTtaattttcaaacaaacttACAACACACGATCCCGTTTTCCTCCACATTGGTATCGGCTGTGGCAGAAAAGGTCAGACCACAGAACTTGTTCAACGACACCTGAGGAAAACTTTGGCAAATGGGACCACTgcctgaaaacaaaaacatggaTGTTTTAACGAAAAAATGCGCGACTCGcgaaaaaaaagacacttgctttgaatttgaagataaTCTTGGGTACAATCAATGTCCGTTTTGGCCTCTTCGTCGACGGTATCCAAACTGAACGCCAACTCTTCATCCTCGCAAACGCTATATTTGATGCAACAATGGCCTAGAATAGAAGAGCACATTTTCATGATGAGGACCACAAAAGTCCCTTGGGTTCCAAACCTGCTTCTTGTCGAATGCAGATATTGTAGTTCTGATTGGCCAGATGACTAGTGACCGGGTCGTCAAAATTGAAGGTCTTCAATTTTCCCATGGTGCCGGTCAAAAATTGAAGGCAATCGTTAGGAGCTCTGGAATTGGAAAGGTATTGTGGAACACTGGAACGCAAATTTGGGAATAGCCTTACTTGTATTCTGATCGACAAGGAATCTGTGCCACTTTGATTTCCCATTCCTTGTCTGTTCTTGAATTGCCATTGAAGTTGAAGGCCAGGGTGGCAGCAGATTTGCCATCATTTCCAACGTCGATGTACACTAAATGGATATGGATGAATTCATTTTCCCTGTTATTGAGGCTTTCCATAGAACTTACTGTGTTGTCCTTTATTGTCGCCGCAAATTTCAGGCACTCTGAATCCAGTCTTCAACTGGAAGATAATCGAAAATCAGCTTACGTCTGTGACCTTTTTTTCACgacttattttgcttcgtttAGAAAAACTTCGTCAGGAAAAACACAATAACATCACAGCATTACCCATAAGCTTTGTCAAATTGTAACTAATATCGtcaaaaaaatcccttttcatttttttaagttttttgcAGTGGAGTCCAAATTGTCCCCTACTTTCTTTTGCCTTGACGTTTTTTGAAGGATATGTACTTTAGGATCTTGATATTAATGGGCAAGCTCTTTGAAtgctaaaataaaaaaaaaacttaaatatTGCTCTGCTTTGACTTCACCGATACAGTGATTGGTAGATCCCTATAAAGCCAGAAATGTTGACGAATGGATAGATGTACCAGTGCAAATAGCAAATTACGTGGTTACGAAAATACTAGTGGCAAAAAAACCACTTATTAACAGATGAACCGAGAGCATTGCGCTAACTTcttggaaaagtaaaacacaTCACTTACCCCAGTAACGGTAAATGAGTCTGTGACACATTCTCCTCCATTGACTTCGTGTATATCCTCAGATTCAAGATCACTATCGGGAACCAGTGGAGGTCCAGCAATCACAAATGTTTCGAAGTCCAATCGGAGTTGACAAATGCCTAAAAATTAAAACGTGTGTTCCAATTAAGTGACCCAAGCCACATTTTAACATTTGGATATGGCGTAAAAAAGCTCTCAATTTAGAAAGAGAGGCCAATTCTggggattttgaaaaatccacAAAACAATGATGTCACCGAAACAAATTCGGTTAAAATGCCCAAAAGAAGGGCGTCATGttgttttcaaagcaaatgttATCTTCGTGCAGGCTAGgataatttgatttggtttatGGTGTGAATTTTTGACACATTGCCGAGAAACACTAGAGCTCTAGGAGAAGTGCCTCTTGCACCAAGCCAGTCTAGGGTGAAATGCCTAATCATTTGTTTGGCAGCGCtctggataaaaaaaaaacaatcaaacaagCCAAGTCATAAGCCAACTTGCAtctgcaatttcttttcaagaaTCAGTTCAATTTGGGTATTAATTACATCATGTAGAAAtcaaaaaagcttgaaaattgTTATATAGATACGCACAGGCGCTAACATAAATGTTGCTTTAATTAAAGATCAATCAAATCGTACAAGCAAGTAAATAGGAAAAAGcaagttattttgaaaaatgacaatccaccaagcaaaatgttttaaagaGTTCCTACCAACAAATTGTTTAAAATATGGCACCACCGGGCTCATGCCCTGAAAACTGGATCCGAGGTCGTATCGCCTCCAAAGATCAAAGTAAAAGACACAATCCCGATCACTAACATATCCACACAATATGAACAAAAATGCGTAGTGTTATATTTACAACATTCGCGTACCAATACTGCTTTCGAACTTGCCGCTCAATCCAAGCGACTCTCACACATCCCGTTCACACCATCACAGTATTAACGGTCGGAAAACCAATATGACTCTTATCTGCCACCAACCTTAAGGATGTTAAGAAAGACTCAGCTTACCTTCTTCAACCCTCTCGACTTGATAGGTACAATCACTTGGGTCATCCACTTCATCGGGGAATCCGGGATTGCGGACATAAGTATTGTTGTTGGTAATAGTGGTCCCGCACTCCGTCGTGGTAAAAAGACAACATACACCGAACCTaaaaaaattaagattaaaaaaattaaaaaaaagcaaagacgGCCATTATGActaaatgctaattggaattggaGTAGACAATTCGAAAGCAATTTTTTGGATACCCAGATGCACAAGTTCCGGAGGGTCGTCCTCCACGGGCTTCACATTCCCCTACGGTGAAACATGTTCCAGTACGTTGAGAGGTTGAGCCGCTAAAAGAGACGAGAGAAGTTTTAAATGTGAAGGAACTTGATGTTAGTGCTAATGTATATCCTCTCTTACCCACTGACCGCACTGTCAGTGTTGCACATATCGTTCTGAAAGGAAACAACGTTAAAGAGAGAGAACACTGCAAAGAGAAGAATCATCCGTTACAAACCACTTGTTACGTGTTTTCAGACAAAAATAACTTACGCCTTCCCGTTCGAGAACTTTGAGTTTCGGTGGCGTTGGCCTCACTTTTTGAGCCTCGTCTCCGGCCTCCCCGAGCCAAACAGACCTCGAGGAGGAGACACGTCACGGAAAGGATGAAAATGATCTTCATCTTTACCCTAAAAGCTGACAATGTTCAAGGACAATTCACGTCTCACAAGTTTCTTCTGATCCTTACCCAAAGACGAATGGAGATGGAATGATGCCAAAAGTCGTCAGAGATCGACCATAAAGATACAAATTGACCGTTgaatgggagaaaaaaaggtgatAATCAATACAAACCACAAGAGACGCTAAAAAATTCAATCCGTGGACTTGGCCTAAACATGCAGGCAAGTGTTTTTGAATtacgccttggccgtacagcagatgTACTTTAGGNTGGCGTTGGCCTCACTTTTTGAGCCTCGTCTCCGGCCTCCCCGAGCCAAACAGACCTCGAGGAGGAGACACGTCACGGAAAGGATGAAAATGATCTTCATCTTTACCCTAAAAGCTGACAATGTTCAAGGACAATTCACGTCTCACAAGTTTCTTCTGATCCTTACCCAAAGACGAATGGAGATGGAATGATGCCAAAAGTCGTCAGAGATCGACCATAAAGATACAAATTGACCGTTgaatgggagaaaaaaaggtgatAATCAATACAAACCACAAGAGACGCTA
This Tigriopus californicus strain San Diego chromosome 7, Tcal_SD_v2.1, whole genome shotgun sequence DNA region includes the following protein-coding sequences:
- the LOC131884036 gene encoding uncharacterized protein LOC131884036; this encodes MKIIFILSVTCLLLEVCLARGGRRRGSKSEANATETQSSRTGRLFSLFNVVSFQNDMCNTDSAVSGGSTSQRTGTCFTVGECEARGGRPSGTCASGFGVCCLFTTTECGTTITNNNTYVRNPGFPDEVDDPSDCTYQVERVEEGICQLRLDFETFVIAGPPLVPDSDLESEDIHEVNGGECVTDSFTVTGLKTGFRVPEICGDNKGQHMYIDVGNDGKSAATLAFNFNGNSRTDKEWEIKVAQIPCRSEYKAPNDCLQFLTGTMGKLKTFNFDDPVTSHLANQNYNICIRQEAGHCCIKYSVCEDEELAFSLDTVDEEAKTDIDCTQDYLQIQSNGPICQSFPQVSLNKFCGLTFSATADTNVEENGIVCSCSAPFMVGVKTNEVADDEDPDGTNDVNSRGACLDYRQVPC